The Punica granatum isolate Tunisia-2019 chromosome 4, ASM765513v2, whole genome shotgun sequence genome has a window encoding:
- the LOC116204249 gene encoding TMV resistance protein N-like yields the protein MADQVGAVMKLLNVDSPNVQFVGIHGMGGIGKITLAKLVFNELSHRFEYCSFINDSRKSSKGEPTKLQTKLLVDLLWKFPSVSDNEDGVKRSRDVLRNKLVLLVLDDVDHIEQIDRLAGNSSWFGSRSRIIITTRDKSIIERDPLHKIMQFEMMEMNYYQALQLCSKQAFKEDFPPTYYLDLSTEVISIVGKLPLALEIIGSHLHGKHRDEWKENIRTLARIPHENVQKKLRLSYDKLDCRAHQIFLDISCFFNNKDKTNAMYMWEAYLGREIVCLENFIDFGKHSRLWEHKEAIAMLKSKKTREEFITRLERVTQALESSGGIRSHLWVQRDYRPKGIPIFNGSLSTEEFLAWISDVDRFFDYYGIPDDGNRVDRVVYRLKDKASTWWHGL from the exons ATGGCTGACCAAGTCGGAGCCGTAATGAAGTTATTGAATGTGGACTCTCCAAATGTACAGTTTGTTGGAATCCATGGGATGGGAGGTATTGGTAAGATAACTCTTGCAAAGCTGGTCTTCAATGAACTCTCCCATCGCTTTGAATACTGCAGCTTCATCAATGATAGTCGAAAGTCATCAAAAGGTGAGCCTACAAAGTTGCAAACAAAACTACTTGTCGATCTTCTTTGGAAGTTTCCAAGCGTTTCTGACAATGAGGATGGTGTTAAGAGGAGTAGAGATGTGCTTCGTAACAAGTTagttcttcttgttcttgatGATGTGGATCATATAGAGCAGATTGATAGACTAGCTGGGAATTCTAGTTGGTTTGGCTCAAGAAGTAGGATCATTATTACAACTAGAGATAAGAGCATAATTGAACGAGATCCATTGCACAAAATTATGCAGTTTGAAATGATGGAAATGAATTACTACCAGGCTCTCCAACTTTGTAGTAAGCAAGCGTTTAAGGAAGACTTCCCTCCCACCTATTATCTCGATCTTTCAACGGAAGTTATCTCCATTGTTGGAAAGCTTCCTCTGGCTCTTGAGATTATAGGTTCACATCTTCATGGGAAACACAGAGATGAGTGGAAAGAAAACATTAGAACATTGGCAAGAATACCTCACGAGAATGTCCAGAAGAAGCTGAGACTAAGTTACGACAAATTAGATTGTCGAGCACATCAAATATTTCTTGATATTTCATGTTTTTTCAATAACAAGGACAAGACAAATGCGATGTACATGTGGGAGGCTT ATCTTGGAAGAGAAATAGTTTGTTTGGAGAATTTCATCGATTTTGGAAAGCACAGTAGATTGTGGGAGCACAAGGAAGCCATTGCTATGCTGAAGAGCAAAAAG ACGCGAGAGGAGTTCATTACACGGCTCGAGCGAGTGACCCAAGCCCTCGAGAGTTCCGGTGGAATAAGAAGTCACCTATGGGTGCAGAGAGATTATCGCCCAAAGGGAATCCCAATTTTCAATGGAAGCTTGAGTACCGAAGAATTCTTGGCGTGGATTTCGGATGTGGACCGATTCTTCGACTACTACGGCATTCCTGATGATGGAAACCGAGTTGATCGTGTTGTTTATCGTTTAAAAGATAAAGCTTCTACTTGGTGGCACGGGTTATAA